The Klebsiella aerogenes KCTC 2190 region TCGCCGCCGCTGGCCAGCTTTATGGATGGTATCGGTAACGGTCTCGGTTACGGCGCGATCCTGATTATCGTCGGTTTCCTGCGCGAGCTTATCGGCAGCGGGAAGCTGTTCGGTATCACCGTACTGGAAACGGTGCAGAACGGCGGCTGGTATCAGCCGAACGGCCTGTTCCTGCTGGCGCCGAGCGCGTTCTTCATTATCGGTTTGCTGATTTGGGCCCTGCGTAGCTGGAAGCCTGAACAGCAGGAAAAGGAGTAACCGATCATGGCTCATTACATTAGCCTGTTTGTCCGCGCGGTGTTTGTTGAGAACATGGCGCTGGCGTTCTTCCTCGGGATGTGTACCTTCCTCGCGGTGTCGAAAAAGGTCTCCACCGCGTTTGGCCTCGGCGTTGCGGTCACGGTGGTGCTGGGTCTTGCTGTACCGATCAACAACCTGGTCTATAACCTGGTACTGCGCGACGGCGCATTGATGGAAGGCGTAGATCTCAGCTTCCTTAACTTCATCACCTTTATCGGGGTAATTGCGGCGCTGGTGCAAATTCTTGAGATGATCCTCGATAAGTACTTCCCGGCACTCTATAACGCGTTAGGGATCTTCCTGCCGCTTATCGCCGTTAACTGCGCTATTTTCGGCGGCGTGTCGTTTATGGTGCAGCGCGATTACAACTTCCCGGAATCGATTGTTTACGGCTTTGGTTCCGGCATCGGCTGGATGCTGGCGATTGTCGCGATGGCGGGAATCCGCGAAAAAATGAAGTACGCCAACGTGCCCGCCGGTCTGCGCGGGTTAGGGATCACCTTTATCACCACCGGACTGATGGCGCTGGGCTTTATGTCATTCTCCGGTGTGCAGCTATAAGGGCGGAAAAGTATGGAAATTATTCTTGGCGTGGTGATGTTCACGCTGATCGTGCTGGTCCTGTCGGGGCTTATCCTGGTGGCGCGCTCGAAGCTGGTGAACGCGGGCGACGTGGTTATTGAAATCAATAACGAAGCGGATAAACAGATCCGCACGCCGGCGGGCGACAAACTGCTGAACACGCTCTCCAGCAACGGTATCTTCGTCTCTTCCGCCTGCGGCGGCGGCGGCTCCTGCGGCCAGTGCCGGGTGACCATCAAAGAAGGCGGCGGCGATATTCTGCCGACAGAGCTTTCGCATATCACCAAACGCGAAGCCAAAGAAGGGTGCCGCCTGGCCTGCCAGGTGGCGGTGAAGCAGAATATGAAAATTGAGCTGCCGGAAGAGATTTTCGGCGTGAAAAAATGGGAGTGCGAGGTTATCTCTAATGATAACAAAGCGACCTTCATTAAAGAGCTCAAATTACGGGTGCCGGATGGTGAAGCGGTGCCGTTCCGCGCCGGCGGTTATATTCAGATCGAATGCCCGTCGCATAAAGTGGCCTATGCAGACTTTGATATTCCCGATGAATATCGCTCAGACTGGGACAAGTTCAACCTGTTCCGCTATGTCTCTGAGGTGAAAGAGCCGACCCTGCGCGCCTACTCGATGGCTAACTATCCGGAAGAGGAGGGCATCATTATGCTCAACGTGCGTATCGCCACGCCGCCGCCGAAGGTTCCGGATGCGCCGCCGGGGATAATGTCGTCCTATATCTGGTCGCTGAAGCCTGGCGATAAGGTGACGATTTCCGGGCCGTTTGGCGAGTTCTTTGCCAAAGAGACCGATGCCGAGATGGTGTTTATCGGCGGCGGCGCGGGCATGGCGCCGATGCGTTCGCACATCTTTGACCAGCTTAAGCGCCTGCACAGCACGCGTAAAATCAGCTTCTGGTACGGCGCGCGTTCGCTGCGCGAAATGTTCTATGACGATGAGTTTGAACAGCTGGCGCGCGAAAACCCCAATTTTACCTTCCACGTCGCGCTCTCCGATCCGCTGCCGGAAGATAACTGGACCGGGCATACGGGCTTTATCCATAATGTTCTGTATGAAAACTATCTGCGCGACCATCCGGCGCCGGAAGATTGCGAGTTCTATATGTGCGGGCCGCCGGTGATGAACGCCGCGGTGATTAAAATGCTCAAAGACCTGGGCGTCGAAGATGAGAACATCATGCTCGACGACTTTGGAGGCTGATGATGTGGACGGTATTTGTCGCGACCTTTGTGATTTTTGCGCTGGTGATCCTCGGCATGTCCCTGGGCTACCTGGTGAAGCGTAAGAGTATTCAAGGCAGCTGCGGCGGGATCTCCTCGCTGGGGCTGGAGAAAGTCTGCGACTGTCCGGAACCGTGCGATGCGCGTAAGAAACGTCTCGCCCGCGAGGCGCAGCGCCAGCAGCAGCGCATTCTCTAATGCGCCGACGGTGCTACGCTTGCGTTTTTCAGGCCGCTTTCGCGGCCTTTTTTATCTTACTGCCAGTTTTTCGCCTGCGCCGGAGAATCCACCATCACGCCGTCGGCGCCTAATTCTTTCGCCGTTCGATAATCTTCCGCGCTATTGATGCCGAAGAAAATGATGTGGGCCTGGCCCTGCGAGCGGAAGCAATCCATCGCCTCTTTATCCCAGGTGAGCGTCGCCGGAGAAACGCCTTCACCAAGGGTAAACTTCTCGACTACCTCCACCTTGCGCTTTAGTTCCAGCCCGTACCACTTATCGCCATCGCGCTGGCTGTCTTGCTGGCACTGGTGGCTGAGCGAAACGTTTGCAAGCCTGGTTCGGGTTTCGCTGCGGCTAACAAAGCGGGGGATCGGTTGCGGCAGAGCGGCGATATAGCGGTCTTCGGTGGAATAAACCCGTACCCGGTCGAGGCTATGGGTATTTTTTAACACCTCCAGCAGGCGTTCGCCCATCACCGCCGGATCGGCATCCGGTGATTTTATATCGATGTAGAAGAAGGTCTGCGGCCACTGCTGCAGCACGCTTTGTAAGGTCGGGATCGTGGCCTGCTTGCCGCGCCACGGATGGCTGTCATCGCCCCATTTCCAGCCGGCATCGACTTTTGCCAGCTCGGCGGCGGTTAAGCTTGAGACCTTGCCCTCGGCGTTGGTCAGGGCGGAGAGATCGCTTGAGCGATAGAGCACCGGTACGCCATCGCGGCTTAGCTGTACCGTGACCCAGATGGCCTGCGCGTGGTTTTCCAGCGCCAGTTTGATGGCCGGTAGGGTGTTTTCCGGCGCATCGCCGGTACCGCCGCGGTGGGCAATCAGCTGCGGATTGGCGAAAACGCTGCCGGTCGCCAGCAGACAGAGTACCGTGAGTATTTTCTTCATGATTGTATCTTCCTGATTCATTATTTAAATGTATGAAAATAAAGGTGATTTGTTTCACTTTTATGTTGTAACAGCTTTTTTGGCGGTTGAATTAAAAAAGAATAAAATTTGCGTGTAGTTTTGCTATGCTGTATGGGTATACAGTGTTGGGCAAGGCGATGCGTAAAATTATCCATGTCGATATGGACTGCTTCTTCGCAGCGGTGGAAATGCGTGACAACCCGGCGTTGCGCGATATCCCCATTGCAATCGGCGGCAGTCGGGTACAACGTGGCGTGATTAGTACCGCGAACTATCCTGCGCGTAAGTTTGGCGTGCGCAGCGCGATGCCGACGGCGACGGCGCTTAAACTGTGTCCGCACCTCACGCTGCTGCCGGGGCGCTTTGATGCCTACAAAGAAGCCTCGAACCACATCCGCGAAATTTTCTCCCGCTATACCTCGTTAATCGAGCCGCTGTCGCTGGATGAAGCCTACCTTGACGTGAGCGACAGCGTACACTGCCACGGCTCTGCCACGCTGATGGCCCAGGAGATCCGCCAGACCATCGAGCGTGAACTGAATCTCACCGCTTCAGCGGGCGTGGCGCCGGTAAAATTCCTCGCTAAAATTGCCTCAGATATGAACAAGCCGAATGGCCAGTTCGTCATTGCCCCGCATCAGGTGGCGGAGTTTGTGCGGTCTCTGCCGCTGGCGAAAATTCCCGGCGTCGGGAAGGTGTCGGCGGCGAAGCTGGAAAATATGGGGCTGCGTACCTGTGGCGACGTGCAAAACAGCGATCTGGCGATGCTGCTTAAACGTTTTGGTAAGTTTGGCCGTATCCTGTGGGAGCGCAGCCACGGCATTGACGAGCGCGAAATCCATAACGATCGTCAGCGTAAATCGGTCGGCGTCGAGCGCACTCTGGCGGAAGATATTCATGAGTGGTCAGACTGCGAAGCGATTATCGAAAATCTCTATCCCGAGCTGGAACGCCGTCTGGCGAAGGTAAAACCGGATCTACTGATCGCGCGTCAGGGCATTAAACTGAAGTTTAACGATTTCCAGCTCACTACTCAGGAGCACGTCTGGCCGCGGTTAAACAAAGAGGATTTAATCGCGACCGCGCGCAACGCCTGGCTTGAGCGTCGGGGCAGCCGCGGCGTGCGGCTGGTGGGGTTACACGTGACGCTGCTCGACCCACAGCTCGAACGACAACTGGTACTTGGACTATAACGATGTTAACGATCAGGGCGTATGTAGAAGATGATTTTCCGGCGCTGTGCGCCATTTTTTTGCGTGCGGTTAAAGAGACCGCCAGCCGGGATTATTCTCCCGCGCAAATTGCCGCCTGGGCGCAGGTTGATGAATCCCGCTGGCGGCAGAAATTTGCGCATTCGCAAGTGCTGGTGGCGGTTATTAATAATCAGCCGGTTGGATTTATCACTGTCGTTAATGATTATATCGACCTCTTTTTCGTCTCGCCGGATTATACCCGTCGTGGAATCGGTCATGCGCTCATCGGGGCGGTCTGCGCCAGCCTTCCGGGAAAGATATTGTCGGTTGATGCGAGCATAACGGCACGATCCAGTTTTCTTCGCCAGGGATTTCGTGTCGTCGCTGAGCAGCGAGTAGAATCGCGTGGAGAGTGGTTCACTAACTATCGAATGGAAAAACGCGGTTCGGGTAAGGCTGAATAGATACAGTTATCGGTTTGCGACTTTTTTGGTCCGGGAAAAACACGTGTTTTGTGTTAATTCAGAGCACATTGCGCTCCCGATATTTCTTCTGCGTTATGGCTTTCCTGGCGCAGGGAGCGCACAGGGGGCGGCCAGTCGCCGCCGCCCCCTGTACCCCCGGGCTCTGGCCGCCAAAATCGCCACTTCGTGGTACCTTCGACTTATCCCTGCAGGCTTCGGGTCGGGCCGAGGCAGCGTCCGTGCAAAACACGGCCCTCAGCCCGCATCCATGCGGGCTGCCCCGGCCTGCCGGGAACGTCTCAGCGATTTTGAGGCCACCAACACCGGCAGTTTCAGTAGCCACGGGTACAGGGTAGAGGCCACGAACCGTAGGCCGGATAAGGCGTAGCCGCCATCCGGCGCGAAAGTGGCTCTTTACCCGCGGTTATTGCCCGGCGGCGCGTTGCGCCTTATCCGGGCTACCAAACTGCACATTACTGTAGCCGGCGTAGGTCGGGTAAGGCGTTAGCCGCCACCCGACAAAACAGGTCATCACCGGGGCCGGAGGCACAACCGGCGGCATAGCGCCGCCGGTATAGGGCTTACTTAGCCGGAATAGCTTTCAGCAGTTCGGTCAGCAGCGTCCAGTACTGGCCGACGCTCTCGATATGAACCTGCTCATCCGGGGAGTGCGGGCCGGTAATGGTCGGGCCGATGGAAACCATGTCCATGTCCGGATACGGTTTTTTGAACAGACCGCATTCCAGGCCAGCGTGGATAATTTGAATGTTCGGCGTCTTGTTGAACAGACGCTGATAGGTCTCGCGCACCAGGTGCATAACCGGAGAGTTGGCATCCGGCTGCCAGCCTGGGTAAGCGCCTTTGGCTTCGGTTTTCGCCCCGGCCAGTTTGCCCAGCGAATCCAGCATGCTGACGACATAGTCTTTACCGCTGTCGATCAGCGAGCGAATCAGGCAGTGGATCTGTACGTTGTCGTCGGTCATGGTGACGACGCCGACGTTCAGCGAAGTTTCAACCACGCCTTTGGCGACGTCGGAGTTGCGGATCACGCCGTTCGGCGTCGCGTTCAGCAGGCGCACGAAACCGTCGCGGGAAGCCTGAGTCAGCGCCGCTTTATCGTTCGCGACCGCTTCCAGCAGGACGACCAGATTCTTCTCTTTGGCCGCCAGTTCGTTTTTCAGGATATCCTGGTAAGTATTCACCAGCGCTTTCAGCGCATCCGCTTTGTCCGCGGCGACGGCGACGGTCGCGAAGGCTTCACGCGGGATAGCGTTACGCAGCGTACCGCCGTTGAAATCGACCAGACGCAGATCCAGTTTATCGGCATGGCCCGCCAGGAAGCGCGCCAGCAGCTTGTTAGCGTTGCCCAGGCCGACGTGGATTTCACCGCCGGAGTGGCCGCCTTTTAAGCCTTTCAGGGTCAGTTTAAAGCTCTGGAAACCGGCTGGAATCGCTTCGCGAGTCAGCGCCAGGTTAGAGGTGAAATCGAT contains the following coding sequences:
- the nqrE gene encoding NADH:ubiquinone reductase (Na(+)-transporting) subunit E — its product is MAHYISLFVRAVFVENMALAFFLGMCTFLAVSKKVSTAFGLGVAVTVVLGLAVPINNLVYNLVLRDGALMEGVDLSFLNFITFIGVIAALVQILEMILDKYFPALYNALGIFLPLIAVNCAIFGGVSFMVQRDYNFPESIVYGFGSGIGWMLAIVAMAGIREKMKYANVPAGLRGLGITFITTGLMALGFMSFSGVQL
- the nqrF gene encoding NADH:ubiquinone reductase (Na(+)-transporting) subunit F; this encodes MEIILGVVMFTLIVLVLSGLILVARSKLVNAGDVVIEINNEADKQIRTPAGDKLLNTLSSNGIFVSSACGGGGSCGQCRVTIKEGGGDILPTELSHITKREAKEGCRLACQVAVKQNMKIELPEEIFGVKKWECEVISNDNKATFIKELKLRVPDGEAVPFRAGGYIQIECPSHKVAYADFDIPDEYRSDWDKFNLFRYVSEVKEPTLRAYSMANYPEEEGIIMLNVRIATPPPKVPDAPPGIMSSYIWSLKPGDKVTISGPFGEFFAKETDAEMVFIGGGAGMAPMRSHIFDQLKRLHSTRKISFWYGARSLREMFYDDEFEQLARENPNFTFHVALSDPLPEDNWTGHTGFIHNVLYENYLRDHPAPEDCEFYMCGPPVMNAAVIKMLKDLGVEDENIMLDDFGG
- the nqrM gene encoding (Na+)-NQR maturation NqrM codes for the protein MWTVFVATFVIFALVILGMSLGYLVKRKSIQGSCGGISSLGLEKVCDCPEPCDARKKRLAREAQRQQQRIL
- a CDS encoding glycerophosphodiester phosphodiesterase family protein; the protein is MKKILTVLCLLATGSVFANPQLIAHRGGTGDAPENTLPAIKLALENHAQAIWVTVQLSRDGVPVLYRSSDLSALTNAEGKVSSLTAAELAKVDAGWKWGDDSHPWRGKQATIPTLQSVLQQWPQTFFYIDIKSPDADPAVMGERLLEVLKNTHSLDRVRVYSTEDRYIAALPQPIPRFVSRSETRTRLANVSLSHQCQQDSQRDGDKWYGLELKRKVEVVEKFTLGEGVSPATLTWDKEAMDCFRSQGQAHIIFFGINSAEDYRTAKELGADGVMVDSPAQAKNWQ
- the dinB gene encoding DNA polymerase IV; its protein translation is MRKIIHVDMDCFFAAVEMRDNPALRDIPIAIGGSRVQRGVISTANYPARKFGVRSAMPTATALKLCPHLTLLPGRFDAYKEASNHIREIFSRYTSLIEPLSLDEAYLDVSDSVHCHGSATLMAQEIRQTIERELNLTASAGVAPVKFLAKIASDMNKPNGQFVIAPHQVAEFVRSLPLAKIPGVGKVSAAKLENMGLRTCGDVQNSDLAMLLKRFGKFGRILWERSHGIDEREIHNDRQRKSVGVERTLAEDIHEWSDCEAIIENLYPELERRLAKVKPDLLIARQGIKLKFNDFQLTTQEHVWPRLNKEDLIATARNAWLERRGSRGVRLVGLHVTLLDPQLERQLVLGL
- a CDS encoding GNAT family N-acetyltransferase: MLTIRAYVEDDFPALCAIFLRAVKETASRDYSPAQIAAWAQVDESRWRQKFAHSQVLVAVINNQPVGFITVVNDYIDLFFVSPDYTRRGIGHALIGAVCASLPGKILSVDASITARSSFLRQGFRVVAEQRVESRGEWFTNYRMEKRGSGKAE
- the pepD gene encoding cytosol nonspecific dipeptidase — its product is MSELSQLSPQPLWDIFAKICSIPHPSYHEEQLAEHIMGWAKEKGLHAERDQVGNILIRKGATAGMENRKPVVLQAHLDMVPQKNNDTVHDFTKDPIQPYIDGEWVKARGTTLGADNGIGMASALAVLADDSVAHGPLEVLLTMTEEAGMDGAFGLQANWLQADILINTDSEEEGEIYMGCAGGIDFTSNLALTREAIPAGFQSFKLTLKGLKGGHSGGEIHVGLGNANKLLARFLAGHADKLDLRLVDFNGGTLRNAIPREAFATVAVAADKADALKALVNTYQDILKNELAAKEKNLVVLLEAVANDKAALTQASRDGFVRLLNATPNGVIRNSDVAKGVVETSLNVGVVTMTDDNVQIHCLIRSLIDSGKDYVVSMLDSLGKLAGAKTEAKGAYPGWQPDANSPVMHLVRETYQRLFNKTPNIQIIHAGLECGLFKKPYPDMDMVSIGPTITGPHSPDEQVHIESVGQYWTLLTELLKAIPAK